The DNA sequence TTCGCGAGTTCATGGTCGAACACGCGGTCTCGATTATAGTCCGGGCGCGTGTAGAGCACATCGCCCCGGGAATTCTCGATCTTCTCGATCAGCCAGGGGTCCATGCGCAATCCGCCGGATTGCAGCGTGCCGAAGGCGCGCGTGATTTCCCAGAGAGACACTTCCTGACTGCCCAGCGCAATCGACGGGAAGGGCTGCAGGGGCGTCGTGATCCCGAACCGGCGGGCGATGTTGATGACGCTTTCCTCGCTGGCTTCCTGGGTCAGTTCCGCCGCAATCGTATTGGTGGAGCGGGCCATGGCTTCGCTCAGCGTCATCGGACCGAGAAATCCGCCACCATAGTTTTCCGGTTTCCATTTGCCGATGGAGAGTGGCGCATCGTCGAACACGTCGAATGACGAGAACCCGCTTTCCAGCGCTGCGGCATAGACAAATGGCTTGAAACTGGAGCCCGGCTGCCGCTTGGCCTGGGTCACGCGATTGAACTCGGACTCGGTGAAGTCCCGCCCTCCGACCAGCGCCACGACCCGCCCGTCCCGGTCGATCACAAGGGCCGACGCCTGGCTTGCCTTGGCGGCTTTGCCGTCAGCGTCCATGCGCTCATTGAGCTTGGCGCGGATCTTGTCCTGCAGGGCCACATCAATGGAGATTGTCACCACCATGTCCCCGGGCGGGCGCGGCAGCATCAGTTCCACCCGGTCGGCGACGGTGTCCAGGACATAGCCAAGCTGCGCGTCATATTCGGGGGCGTCGATAATGGTAAGATCGGTTTCGATCGCATCGGTCACCTGATCTGCAGTGATGAAGCCGAGATCGGCCATCTGTTCCAGGACATAGAGCTGGCGGGCCTTTGCACCGTCCAGATTGTCCCGCAAGTTCAGTTTCGACGGAGCTTTCGGCAGGGCGGCCAGCACGGCGGCTTCGGCAATGTTCAGTTCTTCCGGCGGCTTGCCGAAATAATAACGCGATGCGGCGTCGATGCCGTAGAGGCCTGCACCGAAATAGACCCGGTTCAGGTAGAGCGACAGGATCTCGTCCTTGCTCAGTTTCGTTTCAAGCTCACGCGCCAGCTTCATTTCTTGCGCCTTGCGCGAAATGGTCTGGCGGCTGTCGAGGACGAGGTTCTTGATCAACTGCTGGGTAATGGTCGAGGCGCCGGATACGGTCTCGCCGGCCCGCATGTTTGACCAGGCAGCCCGGGCGATAGCCGCATCGTCTGCGCCGTCATGTTCGTAGAACCGCTTGTCCTCGGCCGCGATGAAAGCCTGCGGCACATGAGGCGGCAACTGGCTGACATGGGTTGCGCGGCCATAACGGGGCCCGCGCACCGCCAGCGTATTGCCGTCGCGATCGATGAATTCGATGGCCGCTTCACGCTTGGCATCCCAGAGGTCGGCAATCGGGGGCAGGTCCGGCATGCCGAAATAGAGCGAGCGCCATTTCCAGAACGCCCACCCCGCCCCGATCAGCAGGCCGCACAGGATCACAAGTACCAGATAGCGGACCCATCTGGCGCGCAGCAATCCCCCTCGCACCGGCACTGCAGCGGCCGCGCTGCGCCCGGAGGCGGCCTTCTTCGCTTTTGCGGGTGGTTTGCGGGGAGTTTTCGCCATGAAGTCCTGAATAAGGGGATGCAGATTGAGGAAAGCTGAATGCCCAAGGAATGGGGCAAGGTGAAGGCATTTGCTGATCCTGCCACCCTGCCGCGAGGTTATGCCTTACAATAGGGATTGTTCCTGAGTGATATGCAGAAAACAAGCTGGTTCACTGGGACCGGCAACGACCGGGGCCCCTGAGATACCCGGCATTCCGGAGGAAACCATGTCGTCATCGCATCCCGCCACGCCCGCAGAGCATTTTGACGTCCTGATCGTCGGCGCCGGCATATCCGGCATCGGCGCGGCCTGGCATATGCGCCACCAATGCCCGGACAAGAGCTTTTGTGTCCTGGAAGCACAGGCCGGCTATGGCGGCACCTGGCGTACTCACACCTATCCCGGCATCCGCTCGGACAGTGACCTCTACACTTTCGGATACCGGTTCAAGCCATGGGAAGGGGCGCCCATTGCCGCGGCGCAGGAAATCCTGACCTATATGGGCGAAGTGATCGAAGAAAACGATCTGGACCAGCATATCCGCTACAGTCACCGCATTCTCGCAGCGGACTGGTCGTCCGATGACAAGGTCTGGACCCTGACCGCCCGCGATGAGGCGACTGGCGAGACGCGCAAGTTCACGGCCAGCTTCCTCTGGATGTGCCAGGGCTATTACAATCACGAGAAGGGTTACACGCCCGAATGGGAGGGCATGGACAGCTTCCGGGGGCAGATCATCCACCCCCAGACCTGGCCGGATGATGTCGATCTGTCGGGCAAGAAAGTCATCTGCATCGGGTCCGGCGCCACCGCGGCAACCGTCGTACCCGCCATTGCCGCCGATTGCGATCATGTTACGCTGCTGCAGCGCTCGCCCACCTATTTCACGCCGGGGCGGAATGTGAACGAACTCGCCGATGCCCTGCGGGAAGAAGGCGTGGATGCCGACTGGATCCACAAGATCATTCGCAAGCGGGTCCTGTTTGATCAGGCGAAATTCACCCAGCTGGCGCAGGAGCAGCCGGACATTGTGCGGGCCGAACTGTTGAAGGGCGTACGCGACCTGCTCGGGCCCGACTATCCGATCGACCCGCACTTCACGCCGAAATACCGCCCCTGGCAGCAACGCATCGCCTTCGTGCCGGATGGTGACCTGTTCCAGGGCATCGCCAGCGGCAAGGCCAGCGTTGTGACGGATCATATCGACCGCTTCACCGAGTCGGGCATCCTGTTGAAATCCGGCGAGGAACTGGAGGCCGACATCATCATTACGGCGACCGGCTTCAACCTGTCGGTTCTCGGAGACATTCCGTTCTCGAAGGATGGAGCCCCCATCGATTTCAGCCAGACGGTCACCTATCGTGGCATGATGTTCACGGGTGTGCCGAACATGGCATGGGTCTTCGGCTATTTCCGCGCCAGCTGGACCCTGCGCGTAGATCTGATGGGAGATTTCATCAGCCGCCTGCTGAAACACATGGACCGGATCGGCGCGAAGGAAGTTCGGGTCGAGTTGCGCGACGAGGATCGCGATATGGAAATCCTGCCCTGGATGGACCCGGACAATTTCAATCCCGGCTACATGATGCGGTCGCTCCACCTGATGCCCAAGCGCGGCGCGCACGACATCTGGCAGCATTCCCAGGATTACTGGCGTGAGAAGGACGAAATGCCCCTGATCGATCTCGACGGCGCCGAATTCGTCTATGACCGCCAGACGGCTAAAGTGCCGGAGACGGCCTGACGCGTCTCACGGGCACCCAATGGCGTGTGCCAGAATGTTGCGGTGTACCTCGCTTGTGCCCGAATAGATCGTCGCTGCCCGGGTGGAGAGGTATTTTGCCTGGGCGAAATGACTGTTCGGCGCAATCGCCAGACCGGCCTCGGTGATCGCCTGATGGAGCTCCGTGGCCAGAACTTTCAACACGGAAGACCGGGCAGCCGGGCTGACGGCGACGTCGCCGCCTGACGCGCGGGCTTCGAGGGCTTCGAAAGCATCCACCTTCATTGCCAGAATCGTCAGGTCGCGGGAAGGTGGGGCCCCGGCCATGCCACGCTTCGCCGCGCGCAAGGCCCGGCGCAGCAGGCCGGTTGTCGTGTTGTTGGACCGGGCGATTGCCATCAATGCCCTGGCCGCCGTCCATCCCGCGCCGACCTCGCCGATCCTGTCGGCTGCGGGCGTGTGGACATTGTCGAAGAATACTTCATTGGTCTCGTGCTCGCCGCTGATGAAGTCGATCGGGCGGACGCGGATACCGGGCCGGTTCATCTCCACCAGCAGGAAGACAAGGCCGTCGCGGCCCATGCTGCCCGGCTCGCAACGGGCCAGCAGGAACATGTGCGTGGCGTAGTGCGCAAAGCTCGTCCACACCTTGCTGCCGTTCAGCACGAAAGCGTCGCCTTCTTGCGTGGCGCGCAGGGACAGGGCCGACAGGTCGGATCCGGCCTGAGGTTCCGAAAACCCCTGGCACCATTCATGCTCGCCCGTCAGGATCGCGGGCAGGTAGTGCGCCTTTTGTGCCTCGGTGCCTTCGGCGATGATCAGCGGTCCAATCGTGCGCACGCCGGAATTCATTACGATGGGAGCGTCCCGTTCGGCACAGGCATTTTCGAAGTAGAGCCGCTGTTCCGCGCTCCAGCCTGCCCCCCCGTATTCGACCGGCCAGGAGGGCGCAAACCACCCTCGTGCGTTCAGCCGCTTGCGCCACGCGTCGCATGCCCAGCGAGGGGATTTCAGTCCCGTTGTCTCCCGACCTGCCGCACGCAACTCCTCCGTCAGCTCGGCATCCAGAAAGGCATCAATCTCGGCCCGGAATGCCTCATCGGCTTGTCCGTGCATGTCCGCAGCAGCCGGAAAACTTCCATCCATGTCGCCCTCCCTTGATTTGAGCGCACCATCAGTAAGGCGCTGAAACGGCGGCTTGCCTATCAGGGGAAGTACGGGGTCAGGCGCCGGGCTGGTTGCATCACGGCTGCGTGTGGTCGACACTGGTCCTGCGCCGATCAATTGACAGCTGCGGGCAGGATTTCTACAGGCCGCTTCGGGAACGTTGCCCCGCGTATCGTGTTCGCGCCGGTGTCCACCCGATCCGAAACGCTCGCGCTTGAAAGGCTCGAATGTTCAAATCCATCTCAGCCATTGCCGCCCTGTTGTTTGCCGCTGCCATTCTCTATGCGGGCAATGGCCTGCAGAGCACGCTTCTCTCGGTCCGCGGGGATCTCGAAGGGTTTCCGACAGCCGTGATCGGCCTGCTGGCTTCGGCCTATTATGCGGGGTTCATTCTCGGCTGCCGGTTCGTGCCGGGCATGATCAAGGGCGTCGGCCATATCCGGGCCTTTGTCGCCCTGGCGTCCATCGCCTCGTCCAGCGCGCTGGCGCACATCCTGTTTGTCGAACCGGTGTCGTGGAGCGCGCTGCGCTTCGTCACCGGGTTCAGCTTTGCCGGGCTTACCATGGTGCTGGAAAGCTGGATCAATGAACGCGCGACGAATGAGAACCGGGGCAAGGTGCTGTCAGTCTACCGGATTGTCGACCTGGGCGCCGTCACCATAGGCAACGGCCTGCTGGCCATCGCGCCGCCGGAAGGATTCCAGCTGTTCATTCTGGTTTCGATCCTCATCTCCATTGCGCTCGTGCCGGTGGCGTTGACGCGGTCGACCTCGCCTGCACCCTTGGAGACGGCCAAGCTGGACATTGTCGAGCTGTATCGGGTCTCGCCGGTCGGCGCTGTTGGCGCGGCGGCCACCGGGCTGGCCAATGCGGCCTTCTGGGGCATGGCGCCGGTCTATGTGCAGGAACTGGGCTATGGCTCCGCGGCCATCGCAGCCTTCATGAGCACGGCGATCATCGGGGCGGGACTGTTCCAGTTTCCCACCGGGTCCCTGTCCGACAAGGTGGACCGACGGTTCGTGATCGTCGGCAGCTCGCTGCTCGGTGCCGGCGCTTCGGCCCTGCTGGCCAGTTTTGCGGGCCTGTCGGAAAACGCCATGCTGGGTTTCAGCTTCCTGTTCGGCGCCTTCATCATTCCCGTGTTCGGTATCTGCGCGGCGCACGCCAATGACCATGCAGCCGTCGGCAAGGCCGTGGCGACCAGTGGCGGCCTGTTGCTGCTCTACGGCGTTGGATCTGTGGTCGGCGCACTGGTCGGCGCGCTGGTGATGAGCGCATTCGAGCCGGCGGCCCTGTTCTGGTACATTGCCGGTGTCTATCTCGTGCTGGCGGTGTTCAGCCTGTTGCGGATCGGGGTCAAACGGCCCCGCATTGTCGGCAAGAAATCCCGCTATATTCCGATGGCCAAGAGCCCGCTCACCCGCGTCTACAGAAAGCGCGCCAAGGCGCAGCCGAAAGCCTAGGCCAGGCCCGGCCGCCAGGCGTCGCGCAGGTGAACCGGCAGGCGCCGCGGCGCAATGGCGATCAGGTCATAGCGCCAGCCATGACCTGCATAGTGCGGACGGCGGGCCATCCAGTTTTCGGCGGCGCGCGCGATCCGCTGCCATGCGTACGGGCTGACGGCTTCAAGCGCGAGGCGGGCCTCCCGCCGGGCCTTCACTTCCACAAAGGCGATGATGCCTGCCTTTTCAGCCACCAGATCAATCTCGCCCACAGGGGTTCGTACCCGGCTGGCCAGGATGCGATAGCCTTTCAGGCGCAGGAACAGGGCGGCAAGGGCTTCGCCGGTGCGGCCGCGCCGTTCGGCGGCCTTGCGGCGGGCGCTGCGAGATGCCCGGTCAGCCATCGGCCTTCAGTTTCAGGGCGCGCTGATAGACGTCCCGCTTCGGCAGGCCGAGGGCTTCGGCCACGGCATTCGCGGCGGCCTTGGTCGGTTGGCCGTCCAGCGCGTCCCGCAGTGCGGCGTCCAGTTTCTCCGGCGTGATTTCCGCCTCGCCCGGCGGGCCAACCAGCAGCACGATCTCGCCGCGTGGCGGGCCGGCCTCGGCATAATGGGCTGCCAACTCCGAAAGCGTTCCGCGCCGGATCTCCTCGAACAGTTTGGTCAGCTCCCGCGTCACCGCTGCCTCGCGCGGGCCGAACACCGCAGCCAGGTCCGCCAGCGCATCCGCAAGGCGTGGCCCGCTTTCATAGAAGATCAGCGTGCCGGGCACGGCCTTCAGCGTTTCGGCGGCCGATTTCCGCGCCCCGGATTTCGGTGGCAGGAATCCGGCAAACAGGAATTTGTCGCTTGGCAGGCCACTGGCGACCAGACCCGCCAGCATGGCCGACGCTCCTGGCACCGGGATCACTTTCACCCCGGCCTCCAGCGCCTCATGCGCCAGCTTCCAGCCCGGATCGGAGACAAGCGGTGTGCCGGCATCCGAGATCAGCGCGATGCGGGCGCCGTCCTGCAGGGCGCGGATCAGGCCCGGTCTCCGTTCCGCCCCATTGTGGTCATGATAGGGGCTGAGCCGCACCTTAAGCCCGTAGGCCGACATCAGCTTTCCGGCGACCCGTGTGTCTTCTGCCAGAACTTCATCGGCAGCAGCCAGAACGTCCAGCGCGCGCAAGGTGATGTCCCGCAGATTGCCGATCGGGGTGGACACCACATAGAGGCCCGGATCCAGAGATACAGCCGGTTGCCCCGTAGGGAGGCCGGGCCTAGAGTCGGCGGAGGCGGGAATCGCCCCGGAGTCAGAAGGATCAGGAGATGACATTGCTTCAACCATTGCTCAGGAAGCTTCCCGCGCCAAGTCTTCTGTTGGCCTCGCTGCTTCTGGCCACGGCCTGTGCCACAGCGCCTGCGCGCCAGCCAGTGCCCATCGGCACCGGAGAGCCGCGCGAGGAGCCGGTGACCGGCGTCCCGCGGGATCTGGGCGACACGTCGGGTGAAGACATCGAGATCGGAGACATCGACGATATCGGCGACGCGCGCCGCGGGCGCGGTGACCGGGGGCTGACGCCGCCCTTCATGGAGGGGCGCGAGATCAAGCGCGCGGCGGTGCTGCTGCCATTCTCCCATCCCAATGCCAATGTCCGCGCCGAAGCGGAAAGCATGCTGGCCGGCATCGAACTCGCCCTTTTTGAGTATGCCGACCGGGACTTCCTGATCATCCCCAAGGACACGGCCGGCAAGACGTCGGTGGCCGAAGCCCGGATCGATGAAGCCTTTGAGGACAAGGTGGATGTCGTGCTGGGCCCGCTGTTCGGGGCCAACGTCAAGACCGTTCGCGAGAAGGCCCGTGAGGAGGAAATCCCCGTCATCGCCTTTTCCAATGATCGCTCGGCTGCCGGGGGTGGGGCCTATCTCGCCTCGATCTCTCCGGACGAGGAAGTGCGCCGTGTAATGGAATATGTGGCCGCGCGCGGCGTGGACACATTCGTCTTCCTCGGGCCGCGCTCGGCCTATGGCCGTCAGGTCGAAGCCGCGATGCGGTTCGAGGCAAGCCGTCTCGGCGCCGTGGTAGCGGCATCGGCATTCTACGGTGAGGACAGTGGGGCCGGAGCCGAAGCGCGCCAGATTGCCAGCGTGTTGAAGACCGAACTGGCCGGTCGGCCGGGCCGCGTCGCCGTGATGATTCCGGAACGGGGCGTGAAGCTGCTGTCGGTGGCCCCGCTGCTGCCCTACAATGGCGTGGACATGCGTGAGGTGAAGCTGATCGGCACGTCCTATTGGGACGATTCCAGCATCTGGCGGGAACCGACCCTGCGCGGGGGATATTTCGCTGCGACCGATCCGGCCAACAAGACGGCATTCAGCGAAACCTATCGCCGGATCTATGGCCGCGCGCCAACCGATCTGGCGGCGCTGGCCTATGATGCTGCCGCGCTGACGGTGCGACTGGCCGCCGATGACAGCCTGACCTATGGCGGCGTCACCGATCCAGACGGCTTCTTCGGCGTCAACGGCCTGTTCCGGTTCCGGATTGACGGCACGTCGGAACGGGGGCTGGCGGTGATGCAGATCCAGCCCGGCGGCGCCGAACTGGTGGAAGGCGGGGTTCAGTCCTTCCCGACCGGCCAGACTGGCCCGAGCTGACGGGACACCTGACGCGGCGCCATCTGTGACACTCCCTTGCGTATGGCGCACGTGTTCCCCACATGACCGGCTGGTGAGACACAATCCTGGAAGACGATAGCCATTCCATGAGCAAGCGCGACTATTACGAGATTTTGGGCGTATCCAAGGATGCGGACGAGAAACAGCTGAAGTCCGCCTATCGCAAACTGGCGATGAAGTATCATCCTGACCAGAATGCGGGGAATCCGGAAGCGGAAGAGAAATTCAAGGAAGTCGGTGAGGCCTATGCCATTCTCAGCGACGGTCAGAAACGCGCGGCCTATGACCGGTTTGGCCATGCTGCCTTCGAGAATGGCGGCGGAGGCGGCGGCAATCCCTTCGGTCAGGGCGTCAATCCGGAAGACATCTTCTCCGATCTGTTCAGCCAGGTGTTCGGCGCGGGCGGCTTTGGCGGCGGTCGTCGCCGGGGCGGGCCCCAGCGCGGCGCGGATTTGCGCTACGATCTGGAGATCACGCTGGCCGAAGCCTGGGCCGGCAAGGAAGAAACCATTCATGTGCCGCAAGCCGTGCCCTGTACCGGGTGTGACGGATCGGGCGCGGCTCCGGGCACCAAGCCGGAAACCTGCGATACCTGTGACGGCCATGGCCGTGTGCGCGCCCAGCAGGGCTTCTTCACCATGGAGCGCACCTGTGTGCGGTGTGGCGGCAAGGGCAAGATCATCAAGAAACCCTGCAAAGAGTGCGGCGGTGCCGGTCAGGTCCGCGAGGAGCGCAAGCTGCAGGTGAAGATTCCCGCCGGTGTCGAAAGCGGCATGCGCATCCGTCTGTCAGGCGAGGGCGAGCCCGGTGAACAGGGCGGTCCTAGCGGCGATCTCTACATCTTCGTGGATGTTGTCGAGCATGACATTTTCGAGCGCGATGGCCCGAACCTCTATTGCCGCGCGCCGGTGCCGATGGCGACCGCAGCGCTCGGCGGGGAAATCGAGATCCCGACCATTGATGGCGGTCGCGCCCGTGTTGTTGTGCCGGAAGGCGCGCAAACGGGCCGCAAACTGCGCCTGCGCGGCAAGGGCATGCCGTCTGTCCGCCAGTCCGGCCATACGGGCGATCTGTTCGTCGAAATGTTCGTTGAAACACCGCGCAATCTGTCGGCCCGCCAGAAGGAGCTGATGCGCGAATTCTGTGAGTGCACCGGCGCAGACTGCCATCCGGAAAGCGAAGGCTTCCTCGGCCGGATCAAGCGCTTCTGGAGCGGCGACCATGACGAGCACCGCCCGAACTAGACCCACATAGCTTGCCCTGACCGGCAAACACGCCCTATCTGCCGCGCATGGACGGCACGATGGCAGGGGCATGATGAACGCAGCAGGCGCATTCCGGAAAGTCCGGCAGGGACTGAGCGATCTCTCGCGGATCGAGAGATGGATCTGGATCGGGGTGCTGGTCATCCTGGTCGCCAGCACGGCGGTCCGGCTGGTTGCCTTCTTCCTTCCCCATCTTGCCGACTGGGCACGCAATGCCGGCCAGATGAGTTCGGCGGTGTTCAACCTGGTTGGACTGGCGCAGGCCGTGACGTTGACCCTGGTGGTGGCGCTGCCCCTGTTGCGCTACCTGCTGACGCGCAATCCGGCTGAACAGGTTGCTGAGGGCATCGTCCGCAAGCGCCAGCCGCACCTGATCAAGGACATCAACGCGCTGGCGGATTTCGGACAGCTCCGCTTTCCATCCGACGAACTGGAAATCGTGTCCGAAACTGATGCGCTGAAGGAATTCAGCCGCATGAATGCCGAATGCTTCGAGGAAAGCGCAAACTATTCCGGGGACTATGCTGACAAGCTTCTGCGCAATAGCAGTATTCAGGACCGCTATCCGCAGAGTTTCGCCTTTGTCCTGGACGAGACGGGCCAGCGCATGGGCATATCCATGGTCATTCCCCTGAACCCCACCGCGACCCATCTCTACAAGCGCGGCTCGCTTTCGGATCATGACGTCATGGACATCCATGTCGCCGCCCGCGGAGAGCCATGTGGCTGCATCCTTCTCTTTGCCATCGGTATGCTGACGACGTATCGGCCCACCGGAGGCAAGGCGGACGGGTCCACCGCAATCCGTCGGCTGGTCCGAAATCATGTGCATCATATCTGGAAGGTCGCTTCCGACTTCGATCTCGAAACCGTGCCGTTCATCATGCAGGTTGAGCGGCGCAGTATCCTGCGGATGGGACAGATGTTCGGCTTTCGCAAGCTGGAAGGGCTGGGCGCCGATGGGGACCCCCTGTTCGAGATCACATGGCCGGAATTCAAGGACACGCTGGGCACCTTTCTCGACGAGGACTAGCGGGCCGTATGCCCGGCGCGGGAACCGACTGTCCTCAGCCATCGTTGATCCGGGAACTCACCCGAGAGAGACGCCATGCCCTTCAGTTCCCCGCCCGATACGCTGTGCCGCGAAGGCGTGACGGCAGAGGCCATTGGTCTCGTCCGGTCCGATCCGGCAGCGTCCGGCTGGACCCGCAAGCAATGTGGCAAGGGATTCACGTATAAGGATGACAAGGGACAGACTTTGAAAGGCAAACGTGCGGAACGGTGCCGCGCGCTGGTCCTGCCGCCGGCCTGGACAGATGTTTGGATCTGTCCCAATCCACGCGGGCATATTCAGGCAACAGGCCGCGACGAGGCCGGCCGGCTGCAATACCGGTATCACCCTACCTGGTCTGCTGCGCGCAATTCCGCGAAGTTTGATGATCTCATCGCCTTCGGCCACGCCTTGCCGGAACTGCGCCGGCGTGTGCGTCACGACCTGACGCATTCCGATTGCCCGCGCGATGTGCGGCTGGCTGCAATCGTCCGTCTGCTGGACAAGGGCGCGCTGCGCATTGGCCGGTCCGGCCGGAAGACCTATGGCGCTGTCAGCCTGCGCAAGTCGCATGTGCGGATTGAAGGCCACCGCGTGGTCTGCGTCTACAAGGGCAAGGGCGGGACGGCGCGCCGTGTGACGGTCCGGGACAAGCTGCTGGCCCGGACGTTGGACCGCCTCATGGCGGAGAAGGGCGTCTTCCTGTTCCGCTCCCGAAAAATCAGGCCGACCGCACAGGATGTGAATGCCTATATCCAGGACACGCTTGGACTACCCTTCACGGCCAAGGATTTCCGGACGTGGAAGGGCAGCGTTGCCGCCGTCGAGGCGCTGGCCCGCAATGAGCCGGCGACGGTCAAGACGGTGTGCGAGGCTGCTGCCGGCGTGCTGGGAAACACGCCCGCCATTGCCAAATCCTCCTATATCCATCCGATTCTGCTCGACATGGCGCGGGCCCGGCAGCATCCGGCACAGGCATGCGGCGCCGCAAGGGATCATCGCGGTGAGGCCCTGCTGCTGGATGTTCTGGAACGGGCCCAGGGCCCTGCCTGATTGCCAGGGTCTGGACCTGGCCGCGCAGGTGTTGCATGGGACGTCAGGCGGGCTTTGGAGACAGGCAGATGAGCGTCACAATCTATCACAATCCGGACTGCGGCACCTCGCGCAATGTGCTTGAGATCATCCGGGCGAGCGGCGAGGAACCGGAAGTCGTTGCCTATCTTGAGCGCGGCTGGACACGGGAATTGCTGGCCGGCCTTCTCGCCGCGGCGGGCCTTACACCGCGACAGGCGCTCCGCACGTCGAAAAGCCCTGCGGAAGAATTGGGGCTTACAGACCCGGCCGTGGACGATGCCATCCTGTTCGAGGCGATGCTGAAACACCCGATCCTCGTGAACCGGCCCATCGTGGTCACCAAAAAAGGGACGGCGCTGTGCCGTCCCTCTGAAAAGGTGTTTGGATTGCTGGATACGCCGCCGGAGCGCTTCACGAAGGAAGATGGCGAGGTGATCCGTCCCGACTGACGGT is a window from the Hyphomonas sp. genome containing:
- the dnaJ gene encoding molecular chaperone DnaJ, which encodes MSKRDYYEILGVSKDADEKQLKSAYRKLAMKYHPDQNAGNPEAEEKFKEVGEAYAILSDGQKRAAYDRFGHAAFENGGGGGGNPFGQGVNPEDIFSDLFSQVFGAGGFGGGRRRGGPQRGADLRYDLEITLAEAWAGKEETIHVPQAVPCTGCDGSGAAPGTKPETCDTCDGHGRVRAQQGFFTMERTCVRCGGKGKIIKKPCKECGGAGQVREERKLQVKIPAGVESGMRIRLSGEGEPGEQGGPSGDLYIFVDVVEHDIFERDGPNLYCRAPVPMATAALGGEIEIPTIDGGRARVVVPEGAQTGRKLRLRGKGMPSVRQSGHTGDLFVEMFVETPRNLSARQKELMREFCECTGADCHPESEGFLGRIKRFWSGDHDEHRPN
- the arsC gene encoding arsenate reductase (glutaredoxin) (This arsenate reductase requires both glutathione and glutaredoxin to convert arsenate to arsenite, after which the efflux transporter formed by ArsA and ArsB can extrude the arsenite from the cell, providing resistance.); this translates as MSVTIYHNPDCGTSRNVLEIIRASGEEPEVVAYLERGWTRELLAGLLAAAGLTPRQALRTSKSPAEELGLTDPAVDDAILFEAMLKHPILVNRPIVVTKKGTALCRPSEKVFGLLDTPPERFTKEDGEVIRPD